The genomic segment GATATTTTAGATCGGTTGAGCGATAGTTTAGAGTCAGCATTAGAATACGTTGAACAAAACCGTAAGTATTTGATTTCAAAAATCATTTCTGAAGGTATCGATGTTTCGGAGAAGGACCCAGATAAATTCATCAAAGGTGTAGAAAGAGAGGCTCTTACTTATTTTGCTCAAGCTGAACGAGGCCTTCCCATACTTGCTGCTATATCCACGATTGCACCGTTAATTGGGTTTTTGGGGACAGTTTCAGGTATGATTGGCGCCTTCGATGCCATTGCTAACGCCGATACCGTAAACGCAAAGATTGTTGCTGCTGGTATTAAAGAAGCATTGATTACTACAGCTACGGGATTAATCATAGCAGTTCCAACCATGGCAATGTTCCAATACTTCCAAAACAAAGTAAATACTTTCTCCGCCGAGATTGAAACCGTAGCCAATCATATCTATAAAGAACTCCTCCGATTAAAGGGCAGAAAAGAAACTGAAAACAAAATAGCAATCAATTAAAAGTTTTATGAGTATCAGAAAGAGATCCCAATTAGAAGAAATTTCAGCGGCTTCCATGTCGGACTTGGCGTTTTTGCTTTTGGTTTTCTTTATGGTGGCTTCGGTGTTTTATGTGAGAGAAGGATTGGTATCATCACTTCCCAAAAAAAACGCCCAGCCAAAATTAGTTCTACGAAAGAACATCTATAGGTTTGAAATTCAAAATAATCAAATTCAGATATCAAATCCAGGTCTTGGGAAAAAAACCTACAAAAGCATTCAAGAATTCAGAGAAGCATTAAAAGATGAAATCCAAATAGAAAATATCCATGAAAAATACGCAGTTATTAGTGCTTTCAATACTAACGTACAAACCCTGGTTTCTGTGTTGAGTTCAGTGAAAGAAAAAGGCTTCAAGAACATATCCCTACAAAAATCATTGAAGTGAGGAAACTATGAAACGTAGAAAGATCACCGCTTACATCCCTTTGAGCTCTATGGCGGATATTGCTTTTTTGTTGATTATTTTTTTCATGGCTACTTCGGTTTTGAAGATGGATGCAGACATTCCTTTGGAATTACCCGAGGGAAAAGGAGAAGAACTAAAGGACACAGACATCCCCGTGCACATTGACAAAGACAAGATTTACTACTTAGAAAACATTCCAATGTCAAAAAACGAGCTCTTAGGGAGATTACAAGCAAGGATTTTAGAAAAGCCAGAATCTCGAGTTATAGTAAGTGCCCACAATGAACTTCCTTATGAGATTTTAGAAGACCTCTTTGAGGCTTTTCGTGATTTAAATATAACCAACATCGCCATAGTAACAAAACAAACCGAAAGGAAATTCTAGTCTGAGGTGAGTTTATGAGCACGATAGCAATGAACAATATTCAACAAAATACTCAAGATTTTCGAAGAAAATCTCCTGCCCAAAGAACCTTTTTTGAAAATCTAAAAATTAAATTTTATCAGAATCGATTTCTTATTTTTGGAACTCTTTCTACAATAGTTCAAATTTGGTTTATTGCCACAGCTTACATACCTAATGTTGAAATCCTACAAGAAAAGAAAGTTTATGATGAAATCACTTTCATTACCAACATCCAATTAGCGGACCCCCAAATGACAACCCAAACAGAAGCTCAAGGAGAAGTTAAAGAAACTGATAAAATCATAAAAAAAGAAGAAGAACAGGAAGATCCACGCATTGCTTCCGCTCAAAATGTATTTCTCATTGGTGCTACTATTCCCATTGATCTTACACCGGAAATCCGACCTGAATACCCAATGGAAGCCAGAAAAAACGGAATCGAAGGAACTGTCACGTTAGAACTTGTGATTGCCGATACGGGAGAAGTCTTAAAGGTCGTTCCCATCAATAAACCCCTTGGCTACGGTTTAGAAGAGTCTGCAGTCAGAGCCTTTCGAAAAAAGCGTTATCAACCAGCCCTAATGGATGGAAAACCCATCACCGTTAGAGTAATTGTTCCAGTGCATTTCCGATTGAATTAATCGCTTTTTGTTCGCCAAATCCAAAGCTTGATTCTATTAATGAAGGGTTTGGTTTTTGAGGCTGATTCTTTTTCTGTTTCGGATACAGAACGTATTGTAAAAGAATTTTATAAAAAATACTTAGAAAATCTTCAAGGAGCTGTTTTGCTTCTACAAGGGAATTTGGGTTCGGGGAAAACTACGTTTTGTAAAATCATAGGAAAGCTTTTAGGAATCCCCGTTGAGATCAATAGCCCATCATTCAACATTTACAATCTTTATGCATACAATCAGAAAGTTTTCATTCATTATGATTTGTATCGGCTCAAACAACCAGAATTCGAAGAATTAGAACTACGAGAATTATGGTTTGATTTGTATCAAGGACAATATACCATCCACGCCATTGAGTGGTGGGAAAAAGCAGAAAAAATTGAATCCAAGTTGACACGATTTTCTATCCAACTCGAGTTTTTATATGACCAGCCCACAGGAAGAAGAATCCGTATTTTCCAACTGGAATGAATTTCTTTCAAAAAACCCACAGTTCAAAATTTTAGTTCTGGATAGTAGTTCTTCTTTTTTGGTTTGTTCGTTTTTTCAGATCCACCAAGAGGACCTGGGTTTTTCGTTTTTGCTTTCTGCCACAAATGAAGTTAAAGAATCAAGAAGTTCTTTTCAAAAGCTAAGTTTTTATCTAAATGATATATTTCGACAACATGGTTTTCCGAATATTGTATTAGTGGGGGTTGGACCAGGTTCTTTTACAGGAGTGCGGATTTCGGTAAGCACTGCAAGAAACCTCGCCCAGTTTTTAAGAATTCCTGTCATTGGTATTGATAGTATGAGTTTATACGCCTACTACCTCTACAAAGAACATAAGTTGAGCGAATTTTATGTAATCTTCGATGCAAAACAAAAGCAAGTTTATATGAAAAAATTTGATGTTTCTTTTTTTGGAAATCCTATCCAAATAAAAAGTTTAATGGAACTTCACGAATTACCATCAAAAGTTCCTTTTTTTGTAGAAGAAGAGTTCATCAATACCTTGCAAAATTCCAATAGAGAAATCAAAAATCACATCTACCCCATCCAAAAAATAGAGTCAAAAACCTGGATAGAATTACTTTTTGATCCAAAAGCAACCATGAATGATTTTTACAAATCAAACTATAAAGAAGTTTTGCCTTTGTATATTAAACAGGATCCAGCTCATCAAAAATATCCGGAAGGATTAAAGCGTTTATGAAAATAAAAAAGATATTGCAATACCTCGAAAAGCATCAAGGGAAAACCCTCAGCGAAAGAGAAATCCTGAAGCTATTTGAAAAAACCAAAAAAAAGAAAAAATCCCAAAAAGAGCTGATTGAACCTGAGGTCATCATCTCGGAATTAGTGAATTTGAGTTTGATTGAAATCAAAAACAAAAAATATACAATCAAGTCTCCTTTCTTAGTGGAATGTAAGATTTCGTTTAGTCCCACCGGCTTAGTGTTTGCCATGCCAAGATTTCTTTTAATGCCTAATGAGTTTCCCAAAGATATTTTCGTTCCTCCGAATCGAAGCAAAGGAGTTTTGATTGGAGATATTGCTTTGGTTCGTTTAGTAGACAAAAAAAGGGAAAGGTTCGAAGGCGAAGTAATTAGCATCGTAAAACGAAATCGCAAGTTTTTTCGCATGGAAATTCAGGAATTTTTTGATACCTTCGCGATTGGTCTCCTTTTAGATATCCCCGGAAAGCTTTTAGCAGCAGTGGATCTCAAAGGTTTATCTAAAGACACAAAAGAACGAATCCATGTCAAAACTAAAATTATTGTAAAGCTCACAGGAAAGATGATCACTCTCCGACAAAGTCGATTTTTTGAAGGAGCCATGATCCGCTTTGAGGATGAAACGGAATTTGACGTAGATTTTGACCGAATTTTGATCAAATACAATTTGAATCCCTATTATCCTCA from the Leptospiraceae bacterium genome contains:
- the tsaE gene encoding tRNA (adenosine(37)-N6)-threonylcarbamoyltransferase complex ATPase subunit type 1 TsaE, whose amino-acid sequence is MKGLVFEADSFSVSDTERIVKEFYKKYLENLQGAVLLLQGNLGSGKTTFCKIIGKLLGIPVEINSPSFNIYNLYAYNQKVFIHYDLYRLKQPEFEELELRELWFDLYQGQYTIHAIEWWEKAEKIESKLTRFSIQLEFLYDQPTGRRIRIFQLE
- a CDS encoding MotA/TolQ/ExbB proton channel family protein is translated as MFKKLNPNYTYLTLILAFGLFLGYSFHPLIHAQPAPTQQNQQTQENQQPAQQEKQEAQEKTQNQGTQQPAQSAVTTIWSLFQAGGPFMWPLLLASIIGLAISLERIFYFAFHKFTKKTYEQDILDRLSDSLESALEYVEQNRKYLISKIISEGIDVSEKDPDKFIKGVEREALTYFAQAERGLPILAAISTIAPLIGFLGTVSGMIGAFDAIANADTVNAKIVAAGIKEALITTATGLIIAVPTMAMFQYFQNKVNTFSAEIETVANHIYKELLRLKGRKETENKIAIN
- a CDS encoding biopolymer transporter ExbD, coding for MKRRKITAYIPLSSMADIAFLLIIFFMATSVLKMDADIPLELPEGKGEELKDTDIPVHIDKDKIYYLENIPMSKNELLGRLQARILEKPESRVIVSAHNELPYEILEDLFEAFRDLNITNIAIVTKQTERKF
- a CDS encoding energy transducer TonB, whose amino-acid sequence is MSTIAMNNIQQNTQDFRRKSPAQRTFFENLKIKFYQNRFLIFGTLSTIVQIWFIATAYIPNVEILQEKKVYDEITFITNIQLADPQMTTQTEAQGEVKETDKIIKKEEEQEDPRIASAQNVFLIGATIPIDLTPEIRPEYPMEARKNGIEGTVTLELVIADTGEVLKVVPINKPLGYGLEESAVRAFRKKRYQPALMDGKPITVRVIVPVHFRLN
- the tsaB gene encoding tRNA (adenosine(37)-N6)-threonylcarbamoyltransferase complex dimerization subunit type 1 TsaB, producing MTSPQEEESVFSNWNEFLSKNPQFKILVLDSSSSFLVCSFFQIHQEDLGFSFLLSATNEVKESRSSFQKLSFYLNDIFRQHGFPNIVLVGVGPGSFTGVRISVSTARNLAQFLRIPVIGIDSMSLYAYYLYKEHKLSEFYVIFDAKQKQVYMKKFDVSFFGNPIQIKSLMELHELPSKVPFFVEEEFINTLQNSNREIKNHIYPIQKIESKTWIELLFDPKATMNDFYKSNYKEVLPLYIKQDPAHQKYPEGLKRL
- a CDS encoding biopolymer transporter ExbD translates to MSIRKRSQLEEISAASMSDLAFLLLVFFMVASVFYVREGLVSSLPKKNAQPKLVLRKNIYRFEIQNNQIQISNPGLGKKTYKSIQEFREALKDEIQIENIHEKYAVISAFNTNVQTLVSVLSSVKEKGFKNISLQKSLK